One genomic window of Mus musculus strain C57BL/6J chromosome 4, GRCm38.p6 C57BL/6J includes the following:
- the Ifnb1 gene encoding interferon beta precursor, with protein sequence MNNRWILHAAFLLCFSTTALSINYKQLQLQERTNIRKCQELLEQLNGKINLTYRADFKIPMEMTEKMQKSYTAFAIQEMLQNVFLVFRNNFSSTGWNETIVVRLLDELHQQTVFLKTVLEEKQEERLTWEMSSTALHLKSYYWRVQRYLKLMKYNSYAWMVVRAEIFRNFLIIRRLTRNFQN encoded by the coding sequence ATGAACAACAGGTGGATCCTCCACGCTGCGTTCCTGCTGTGCTTCTCCACCACAGCCCTCTCCATCAACTATAAGCAGCTCCAGCTCCAAGAAAGGACGAACATTCGGAAATGTCAGGAGCTCCTGGAGCAGCTGAATGGAAAGATCAACCTCACCTACAGGGCGGACTTCAAGATCCCTATGGAGATGACGGAGAAGATGCAGAAGAGTTACACTGCCTTTGCCATCCAAGAGATGCTCCAGAATGTCTTTCTTGTCTTCAGAAACAATTTCTCCAGCACTGGGTGGAATGAGACTATTGTTGTACGTCTCCTGGATGAACTCCACCAGCAGacagtgtttctgaagacagtacTAGAGGAAAAGCAAGAGGAAAGATTGACGTGGGAGATGTCCTCAACTGCTCTCCACTTGAAGAGCTATTACTGGAGGGTGCAAAGGTACCTTAAACTCATGAAGTACAACAGCTACGCCTGGATGGTGGTCCGAGCAGAGATCTTCAGGAACTTTCTCATCATTCGAAGACTTACCAGAAACTTCCAAAACTGA